In the Aneurinibacillus soli genome, one interval contains:
- a CDS encoding precorrin-2 dehydrogenase/sirohydrochlorin ferrochelatase family protein, translated as MTERSYPALLRIEGTNCTVVGGGHVAFRKVNSLLDAGARVTVISPVLANGLAEYASNNIIIWKEKRFEADDLAGAVLVIAATDQPDVNVAVWEAVRPGQWITVADRPDLSTFIVPAQVRRGRLLLTISTEGASPGLSRRIARELAVQYDDTYDIYTEWLADSRKIVLKQIDNPVARRIIFAGLLTDEFWLIACNNDRSAWDAELTKLMCKAERIE; from the coding sequence ATGACAGAGCGATCTTATCCGGCACTGCTTCGTATTGAAGGAACGAACTGCACTGTTGTTGGTGGTGGACATGTAGCTTTTCGCAAAGTAAATAGCTTACTTGACGCCGGGGCGCGTGTGACAGTGATTAGCCCGGTGCTTGCAAACGGGCTGGCTGAGTATGCATCGAACAATATAATTATATGGAAAGAAAAACGATTTGAGGCTGATGATCTGGCAGGTGCTGTACTTGTCATTGCGGCAACCGATCAGCCGGATGTAAATGTGGCTGTGTGGGAAGCCGTTCGACCCGGGCAGTGGATTACGGTGGCAGATCGCCCGGATTTGAGTACATTTATTGTACCAGCACAAGTGCGGCGAGGTCGCCTTCTGCTTACGATTTCAACAGAAGGAGCAAGCCCTGGGCTTTCCCGGCGCATCGCTCGTGAATTGGCTGTACAGTACGATGACACGTATGACATATACACGGAGTGGCTGGCAGATAGTCGGAAGATTGTGCTGAAACAGATTGATAATCCTGTAGCGCGGCGGATCATATTCGCTGGACTTTTGACGGATGAATTCTGGTTGATTGCTTGTAACAATGATCGTTCGGCATGGGATGCAGAACTGACAAAGCTTATGTGTAAGGCAGAGCGTATCGAGTAG
- the bluB gene encoding 5,6-dimethylbenzimidazole synthase — MFTEKERDAIYKVIETRRDVRTFRSDPLPADAVERILEAAHHGPSVGFMQPWSFILITADEIKAKLAWAADKERRALAIHYEGERSEKFMSLKIEGLKEAPLTICVTCDPTRGGSHVLGRNSIPETDIMSASCAIQNMWLASCAEGIALGWVSFYKKNDVRDILSIPPHVEPIALLSLGYTDHYPTAPILETEKWGKRRALDDLIYREKWGEK, encoded by the coding sequence ATGTTTACAGAGAAAGAGAGAGACGCGATTTATAAGGTGATTGAGACACGCAGGGATGTACGGACATTCCGTTCGGACCCGCTGCCAGCCGATGCAGTGGAGCGCATTCTAGAAGCGGCGCATCACGGCCCGTCTGTTGGATTTATGCAACCATGGAGTTTTATTCTTATTACAGCGGATGAAATTAAGGCAAAACTTGCCTGGGCAGCAGATAAAGAACGGCGCGCGCTTGCGATTCATTACGAAGGAGAGCGGTCGGAAAAATTCATGAGTTTAAAAATTGAAGGCTTAAAAGAAGCACCGCTTACGATTTGTGTGACATGTGACCCGACAAGGGGTGGCTCGCATGTACTGGGCCGTAATTCTATTCCAGAAACAGATATCATGTCTGCATCATGTGCCATTCAAAACATGTGGCTTGCTTCTTGTGCAGAAGGCATCGCACTTGGCTGGGTCAGCTTCTACAAGAAAAATGATGTGCGAGATATTCTCAGCATCCCACCGCATGTCGAGCCGATCGCACTATTGTCGCTCGGGTACACCGATCATTATCCAACTGCTCCGATTTTGGAGACAGAGAAGTGGGGGAAACGCCGGGCGCTAGATGACTTGATTTATCGTGAGAAATGGGGCGAGAAATAA
- the cobO gene encoding cob(I)yrinic acid a,c-diamide adenosyltransferase: protein MEKPDQKRGLTLVYTGDGKGKTTAALGLAVRAAGRGKRVLVIQFIKSPERTYGEKIMFDKIGIEIHQKGSGFTWLKTPEEHRSALTEAWVFTKEKVMSGEYDVVILDELNNALAIQTFPIDDVLPLGEVLELIANRPYGMHLIITGRSAQPEVVEAADLVTEMKPVKHYYEEGIPAVLGIEF from the coding sequence ATGGAGAAGCCGGATCAAAAACGTGGACTGACACTTGTATATACGGGTGATGGAAAAGGGAAAACAACCGCGGCGTTAGGACTTGCCGTCCGAGCTGCTGGACGTGGGAAGCGTGTGCTGGTCATTCAGTTTATTAAGTCTCCTGAACGGACATACGGAGAGAAAATCATGTTCGATAAAATCGGAATTGAGATTCATCAGAAAGGCAGCGGGTTCACCTGGTTGAAAACGCCGGAGGAACATCGGAGTGCGTTGACAGAAGCCTGGGTGTTTACAAAAGAGAAAGTGATGAGCGGCGAGTACGACGTTGTGATTCTCGATGAGTTAAATAATGCGCTGGCAATCCAGACGTTTCCGATTGATGATGTGCTGCCACTTGGTGAAGTGCTGGAGCTGATTGCAAATCGTCCGTATGGCATGCATCTTATTATTACTGGCAGAAGTGCACAGCCAGAGGTGGTGGAAGCAGCGGATCTTGTCACAGAGATGAAACCGGTGAAGCATTATTATGAGGAAGGCATTCCGGCTGTGCTGGGGATTGAGTTTTAA
- the cobD gene encoding threonine-phosphate decarboxylase CobD, with the protein MAHIETFGHGGDLRTASAAFGVPEDQLLDFSANINPLGPPPDLMKRLVQDMGRLVHYPDPAHRGLIKGLAKKYGVSERMLAVGNGAAECMALVLLALAPRTVGVIYPSFVEYTQLARQFGARVVSCTGRAEDGFLPTLPELHMLIKQVDLVFIGHPNNPTGLMYDVQILRKLAAWADEFGTYVVIDEAFLDFLPESQQPTLIGELGRYPRVILIRSMTKFYAIPGLRLGFAVAAPALIRKLKGKQVPWSVNALALAAGEVCCEQNEYETATRLLVDTERAYLIGRIREWFGWRVWPGKANFLLIRLHKEMTADTMQLALGKRGIMIRSCAMYPGLTPHDIRIAVRLREENDRLLEAFGAVLVEGGQL; encoded by the coding sequence ATGGCGCATATTGAAACATTCGGGCATGGCGGCGATCTGCGAACCGCATCGGCTGCTTTTGGCGTGCCGGAGGATCAGTTGCTTGATTTTAGCGCGAATATTAATCCGTTGGGACCACCCCCTGATTTAATGAAAAGGCTTGTCCAGGATATGGGGCGTCTCGTGCATTACCCAGACCCGGCCCACCGAGGGCTGATCAAGGGGCTGGCGAAAAAGTACGGGGTGAGTGAGCGCATGCTGGCGGTGGGGAATGGTGCGGCGGAGTGCATGGCGCTTGTCCTGCTGGCGCTTGCGCCGCGAACTGTTGGGGTGATTTATCCGTCATTTGTCGAATATACCCAGCTTGCCCGCCAGTTCGGTGCGCGTGTCGTCAGTTGTACGGGAAGGGCGGAAGATGGATTCTTGCCGACTCTTCCTGAGCTGCACATGCTGATTAAGCAGGTGGACCTTGTCTTTATCGGACATCCGAACAATCCAACTGGCTTGATGTATGATGTTCAAATTTTGCGCAAGTTGGCTGCCTGGGCCGATGAATTCGGGACATATGTGGTCATTGATGAAGCATTTCTCGACTTTTTGCCGGAGAGTCAGCAGCCGACTCTTATCGGGGAGCTTGGGCGATATCCGCGCGTCATTCTTATTCGATCCATGACCAAGTTTTATGCGATTCCAGGGCTGCGGCTCGGATTTGCGGTGGCTGCCCCGGCGCTGATTCGCAAGCTGAAAGGAAAGCAGGTGCCATGGAGTGTGAATGCGCTTGCGCTTGCAGCGGGTGAGGTGTGCTGTGAGCAGAATGAATACGAGACGGCGACGCGTTTGCTGGTGGATACGGAGCGTGCATACTTGATTGGGCGCATTCGAGAATGGTTCGGCTGGCGTGTTTGGCCGGGCAAAGCGAATTTTCTGTTGATTCGTCTGCATAAAGAAATGACGGCAGATACGATGCAGCTTGCACTTGGCAAGCGGGGTATTATGATTCGCAGCTGTGCGATGTATCCGGGGCTGACACCGCATGATATTCGGATTGCGGTGCGCCTGCGAGAAGAAAATGATCGACTGCTAGAAGCATTCGGTGCGGTATTGGTTGAGGGAGGACAACTATGA
- the cobU gene encoding bifunctional adenosylcobinamide kinase/adenosylcobinamide-phosphate guanylyltransferase → MSIIMVTGGVRSGKSAFAEQLASENGTSVLYIATGVNTDIEMEERIALHRARRPEAWGLLETPLDIVSSAGEYENYEAVLFDCVSTWITNQLLAVPEEEWRAEVHTNDIIAQADAWLERLHAYKGCAILVSSETGLGGVAMSRLGRWFQDVLGTVNQRIAMQADEVYAVLSGIPLCLKGERR, encoded by the coding sequence ATGAGCATCATCATGGTAACCGGCGGAGTACGCTCTGGCAAGAGTGCGTTCGCGGAACAACTGGCAAGTGAGAATGGGACGTCCGTCCTCTATATTGCCACTGGAGTAAATACCGATATAGAAATGGAAGAACGGATTGCCCTGCACCGCGCACGTCGCCCAGAAGCATGGGGACTGCTGGAAACACCGCTGGACATTGTTAGTTCGGCAGGGGAGTATGAGAACTATGAGGCGGTTTTATTTGATTGCGTATCGACGTGGATAACCAATCAATTGCTTGCTGTTCCAGAAGAAGAATGGCGGGCCGAAGTGCATACGAATGATATTATCGCACAGGCGGACGCATGGCTTGAGAGGCTGCATGCTTACAAGGGATGCGCGATCCTTGTATCGAGTGAAACCGGACTTGGCGGGGTGGCGATGTCACGACTTGGACGGTGGTTTCAAGATGTACTTGGCACAGTGAATCAGCGGATTGCGATGCAAGCGGACGAGGTGTATGCCGTGCTTTCTGGCATTCCGCTTTGTCTTAAGGGGGAGCGGAGATGA
- the cobS gene encoding adenosylcobinamide-GDP ribazoletransferase translates to MNALFHAIAFLTRLPVPRLSTETKDWERSPAFYPVVGLLLGLLLAAWGWLMQQIFPASLAAVLTLIFWVFITGGLHLDGWMDLADGLGSWRDREKIFAIMKDSRVGAMGVIAAILLFMVKGVALYEIVASGWITMLVLPPLLARTMLVAAIWFWPYITEKGLGSGLRSGLTRTIVAAGLCGTAAVVIGVYHLPGLLVVGISIILAVLFTQRIHRRLGGLTGDCYGALVEWTEACALVAVVAAGRLL, encoded by the coding sequence ATGAATGCGCTGTTTCATGCGATCGCATTTTTGACCCGGCTTCCGGTTCCGCGCTTGAGTACAGAGACGAAGGACTGGGAGCGAAGCCCGGCCTTTTATCCGGTGGTTGGCTTGCTGCTCGGTCTCCTACTGGCTGCCTGGGGCTGGCTTATGCAGCAGATTTTCCCCGCGTCTCTTGCGGCTGTGTTGACCCTTATATTCTGGGTTTTTATCACAGGGGGTCTGCATCTGGACGGTTGGATGGACCTTGCGGATGGGCTTGGCAGCTGGCGTGATCGGGAAAAAATATTCGCGATTATGAAAGATAGCCGAGTTGGCGCGATGGGTGTGATTGCCGCGATTTTGCTGTTTATGGTGAAGGGTGTGGCATTGTATGAGATTGTGGCATCTGGCTGGATCACGATGCTGGTGCTGCCGCCGCTTCTTGCCCGGACGATGCTTGTCGCAGCGATCTGGTTCTGGCCCTATATAACCGAGAAAGGGCTTGGGAGCGGACTGCGTAGTGGGCTTACCCGGACCATTGTGGCAGCGGGACTGTGTGGAACGGCAGCGGTTGTCATCGGCGTATACCACTTGCCAGGTCTGCTCGTTGTAGGGATATCTATTATACTAGCGGTACTATTCACACAGCGCATTCATCGCAGGCTAGGTGGACTAACGGGAGATTGCTATGGCGCACTCGTGGAGTGGACAGAGGCGTGCGCCCTTGTCGCAGTAGTTGCCGCAGGGAGGTTGCTATGA
- a CDS encoding histidine phosphatase family protein, producing MKWIWMRHGETKENRERRYLGHYDAPLSASGRQQVEEAAALLGSEQITRVYTSDLLRCVETAAIMTAARQVVPVKIRELRELDFGHWDCNTYEEIMNDDPERAKSWYNNPYTTAPPGGETLSMLGDRVDRFLRTLSLDMQTDETALLVSHGGPIRWFQAAWMTDKIEPFWQMLGVAPAGFFAVRYNGDRWSR from the coding sequence ATGAAATGGATCTGGATGCGGCATGGCGAGACGAAAGAAAACCGGGAGCGCCGCTATCTCGGACATTATGACGCACCGCTTTCTGCATCTGGCAGACAGCAGGTGGAGGAAGCGGCAGCTCTTCTTGGTAGTGAGCAGATCACTCGTGTATACACAAGCGATCTGCTGCGCTGTGTAGAGACGGCAGCGATTATGACTGCTGCTAGACAAGTTGTCCCTGTGAAGATAAGAGAGCTGCGAGAACTGGACTTTGGACATTGGGATTGTAACACATACGAAGAAATTATGAACGATGACCCGGAACGAGCGAAAAGCTGGTATAATAACCCGTACACAACGGCCCCTCCTGGCGGTGAGACGCTCTCGATGCTCGGTGACCGTGTAGATCGCTTTCTACGTACGTTGTCTCTGGATATGCAAACGGATGAGACTGCTTTACTTGTTAGTCATGGCGGCCCCATTCGCTGGTTTCAGGCGGCCTGGATGACGGATAAGATAGAACCATTCTGGCAGATGCTCGGTGTTGCGCCTGCTGGTTTTTTCGCTGTGCGTTATAACGGAGATCGCTGGAGTAGATAA
- a CDS encoding GHMP family kinase ATP-binding protein, whose protein sequence is MKAATGTACHTFGELLQGQYDGAPFLVSLPIQSYVRATFYPGGAGELITSPRKIKVRRILRRLMNEYEIPFEGTLLLEQSLPEGKGFATSTADMVAACRAVSKAYRLHLLPHHISSLLVQVEPTDGIMYDEVVAYRHHHGEVMASLGQLPPLRIIGVDRGGRIDTVSFNRQAQPYTVQEEKEYEGLLLMLQEAFRSGDSEMIGYVATKSADMHQKRLLHPDLERMKELCREVDGLGVTIAHSGTLAGILLDASSTDYIKQEEKLCERMKGWHRSLHKFSVARSQKGIHV, encoded by the coding sequence ATGAAAGCTGCAACAGGGACTGCTTGCCATACATTTGGCGAATTATTGCAGGGACAGTATGATGGCGCGCCGTTCCTCGTTTCTCTGCCGATTCAAAGTTATGTCAGGGCGACATTTTATCCCGGGGGAGCGGGGGAACTCATCACATCGCCTCGCAAAATCAAAGTGCGCCGCATTTTGCGGCGGCTAATGAATGAATACGAGATTCCGTTCGAAGGGACACTGCTGCTTGAACAGTCTCTTCCTGAAGGAAAAGGATTTGCCACCAGCACAGCGGATATGGTTGCGGCTTGCCGCGCTGTATCGAAAGCGTATCGGCTTCATCTGTTGCCGCATCATATTTCATCGCTTCTTGTGCAGGTAGAGCCGACAGATGGCATCATGTACGACGAGGTTGTGGCGTACCGCCATCATCATGGAGAAGTGATGGCGTCGCTCGGTCAATTGCCGCCGCTTCGAATCATCGGTGTGGATCGGGGAGGCCGGATCGATACCGTATCATTCAATCGGCAGGCGCAGCCTTATACGGTACAAGAAGAAAAGGAGTATGAAGGACTGCTTTTGATGCTTCAGGAAGCGTTTCGTTCTGGAGACAGTGAGATGATTGGCTATGTGGCAACCAAAAGTGCGGATATGCATCAAAAACGATTGTTGCACCCTGATCTTGAGCGGATGAAAGAGCTATGCCGTGAAGTGGATGGGCTTGGTGTAACGATTGCCCACAGTGGAACATTGGCCGGAATCCTGCTTGATGCGTCTTCGACTGATTATATCAAGCAGGAGGAAAAGCTGTGCGAGCGAATGAAAGGATGGCACCGATCGCTGCATAAGTTTTCCGTTGCAAGAAGTCAGAAAGGGATACACGTATGA
- a CDS encoding adenosylcobinamide amidohydrolase produces MSQPFRNNTFYRSSIWPDLTITNTDEHVLVRTVDPMTVFSNALWQGGLTHASHFVNWKVPLDYRCADPVELMRTQISAWGYPVGRTVGLQTAAKLTHTSIQEEAGDKYRLICCVTAGTGNASRSGKARTTFPAYACGTINTFVLIDASMTTSAMINAIITATEAKAAALQDLGVTDEDGEIATGTTTDAVVLASSQNKRYGDPHQFAGAATTIGNAIGRLVYQAVHEAVATQEEG; encoded by the coding sequence ATGAGTCAACCGTTTCGGAATAACACCTTTTACCGGTCTTCCATCTGGCCGGATCTTACTATTACGAATACAGATGAACATGTATTGGTACGCACAGTAGATCCGATGACTGTATTTAGCAACGCGCTCTGGCAGGGAGGGCTTACGCATGCGTCCCATTTTGTAAATTGGAAAGTGCCGCTTGATTACCGCTGTGCGGACCCGGTGGAGCTCATGCGCACCCAGATTAGTGCCTGGGGATATCCCGTAGGCCGCACGGTTGGGCTACAGACAGCGGCAAAACTAACCCATACGTCCATTCAGGAAGAAGCGGGGGATAAATACCGCCTCATTTGCTGTGTGACAGCAGGAACAGGCAATGCGTCTCGGTCTGGTAAAGCGCGTACTACCTTTCCGGCGTATGCCTGCGGAACGATTAACACGTTTGTACTCATTGACGCCAGCATGACTACGTCTGCCATGATTAATGCCATTATAACGGCGACAGAGGCCAAAGCAGCAGCTCTTCAGGATCTTGGGGTTACGGATGAAGATGGGGAGATTGCGACTGGTACCACAACGGATGCAGTCGTGCTTGCGTCAAGTCAGAATAAACGGTACGGTGATCCGCATCAGTTCGCCGGAGCAGCGACGACGATTGGCAATGCGATTGGTCGACTTGTGTATCAAGCTGTGCATGAAGCGGTTGCGACACAGGAGGAGGGCTAG
- the cbiB gene encoding adenosylcobinamide-phosphate synthase CbiB: protein MERAFVLLAAYIIDLVVGDPRWLTHPVVYMGRVIKWLEGNIRHAFPREEQLKRAGIFLPVLLVGGSYLFVWLLLKALAFIHPWLALAVEAWLISTTIATKGLAQAGREIYQLLKQGDLEGARQALSMVVGRDTQFLNEREVSRGAVETVAENIVDAILSPLFYAAIGGAPLAMAYRAANTLDSMVGYKNDKYRNLGFASARFDDLANYIPARLAAVVLTGVSWIMRYNSRGCRDMIRRDARLHPSPNSGFTEAGVAGALEIQLGGLNYYQGVPSERAKLGDPVRPIEPEDIRRTVSLMHGTAFFFLIFSLLIVLFVSLLE, encoded by the coding sequence ATGGAGCGGGCTTTTGTATTACTAGCCGCTTATATCATCGACCTTGTAGTGGGTGATCCGCGCTGGCTTACTCATCCGGTTGTCTATATGGGACGGGTGATCAAATGGTTAGAGGGCAACATCCGGCATGCTTTTCCCAGGGAGGAACAGTTGAAACGGGCCGGAATCTTTTTGCCGGTGCTGCTGGTCGGAGGAAGCTATTTATTCGTGTGGCTGTTGCTGAAAGCGCTGGCGTTCATTCATCCATGGCTAGCACTTGCAGTAGAAGCCTGGTTAATCTCTACGACTATTGCGACAAAAGGACTGGCACAGGCGGGCAGGGAGATTTACCAGCTATTGAAGCAGGGGGATCTGGAAGGAGCACGTCAGGCACTCTCGATGGTTGTCGGGCGGGACACGCAGTTTTTGAATGAGCGGGAAGTGTCGCGCGGTGCGGTAGAGACGGTAGCAGAGAATATCGTCGATGCGATTTTGTCCCCATTGTTTTATGCTGCGATTGGGGGGGCGCCACTGGCTATGGCGTATCGTGCAGCCAATACGCTTGATTCGATGGTCGGCTACAAAAATGATAAATATCGCAATCTTGGCTTTGCATCGGCCCGGTTCGATGACCTGGCCAACTACATCCCAGCCCGGCTTGCGGCGGTTGTGCTGACCGGAGTTAGCTGGATTATGCGTTACAACTCGCGCGGCTGTCGGGATATGATTCGGCGTGATGCGCGCCTGCACCCGAGCCCGAACAGTGGATTTACGGAAGCGGGTGTAGCCGGGGCGCTGGAGATTCAGCTTGGTGGCCTGAATTATTATCAGGGTGTTCCATCCGAACGGGCGAAGCTTGGTGATCCGGTGCGACCGATCGAGCCGGAGGATATTCGGCGTACGGTTAGTCTGATGCATGGCACCGCGTTTTTCTTTCTTATTTTTAGCTTGCTGATTGTACTGTTTGTCTCGCTTCTCGAATAA